One Candidatus Nanopelagicales bacterium DNA window includes the following coding sequences:
- a CDS encoding ATP-dependent DNA helicase: protein MAVMGRDRGRTAWHLDLEPLPPAVVPVLDEQQQAVVDHRHGALLVLAGPGTGKTTTIVEAIVARLTDPVEPIAPEQVLALTFGKRAASDLRDRLVGRLGGGVLPAVATFHSFAFGLLQQTATAQDYREPPQLLSGAEEDVRIRELLMGAVEDGTIDWPDDLAGAVSTIGLANEVRAVLAKAKVLGITPEHLERLGLESQRPAWAAVGRLAAQEADVMEWQNVLDYVELLSAAVARARSEHVAPTLQQQYRLICVDEYQDTDPLQVELLRALVGPNTAVIAVGDPDQSIYGFRGADLGGILRFPEEFGSANAPAPIVVLRHTRRFGPQIRDAATRIIEKVRLTHIDPQLLAAHRNPVCEGESTPDAIRVEAFDSDLMRSAGIAAQMRTMHLHQGVPWSQMAVLVRNSQDIAGIQRALVQAGVPAAIATDEIPLRAEPAIAVLLRALEVAVRPSAVSSADALELVSGPLCGVDPTRLRALGRALRLQARKDDPTVTPAPADELLRDVLRGTRSLPDDEKLVDINATLQQFMKLMSDAHQMIERGAAPAEVLWLLWSGQCADRTRAHGWPDRLRRQALDGSRSADHDVDAVMALFDAAERAQQRYRGVVGVRNFVLSLQEQHLAAEPVSERGVHGDVVRVLTAHRAKGQEWDAVWIAGTQEGQWPDLRPRGSVLESDRLTAQGVGPALSASALLAEERRLMYVALTRARRQCVITTLQVAEDSGTQPSRFLNELEVPWVQPDRRPRYTTSLAALVGQLREIAADPQRSPAIRHAALRKLADLADVFDDEGSSLVPAADVTRWWGMREVSHRDAPMRDEAKPVHLSGSAIDSIEACPLKWFLEHDVHAEVPRGEATKFGSVIHAVADYVAKGEVPQDLDAADAWIDRVWRDLRFEAPWQSAAERAIAREAIARFLNYHLAASRTLIATEGEYTAVIEVPTPDGGTAEVQLRGFIDRVEQDGDGKYLPIDLKNMKKPPGDKEIPEHAQLGVYQLLLRQAGYEVGGAALVQLRADEKGSAEFPKVQKQDALPEESPTWIELKLGDAAQTLRDEAFDARENDLCKFCAYRTSCPTQKQGKQVVS from the coding sequence ATGGCAGTCATGGGGCGGGATCGAGGGCGAACGGCCTGGCATCTGGATCTTGAGCCTTTGCCGCCCGCCGTTGTTCCTGTTCTTGATGAGCAGCAGCAAGCGGTGGTCGACCATCGTCACGGGGCACTGCTTGTGCTTGCGGGGCCTGGCACAGGCAAAACCACCACGATCGTTGAAGCCATCGTTGCTCGCCTGACTGATCCTGTTGAGCCCATTGCTCCCGAGCAGGTCTTGGCCCTGACGTTTGGTAAGCGTGCCGCCAGTGATCTGCGCGATCGCCTCGTTGGTCGGTTAGGTGGCGGAGTGCTGCCAGCCGTTGCCACGTTCCACTCCTTTGCTTTTGGCTTGCTTCAACAAACGGCAACTGCGCAGGATTACCGCGAACCACCTCAGTTGCTCTCCGGTGCTGAAGAGGATGTGCGCATTCGTGAGTTGCTGATGGGAGCCGTAGAAGACGGCACGATCGATTGGCCCGATGATTTGGCTGGCGCAGTGTCAACCATTGGTTTGGCTAATGAAGTTCGCGCCGTGCTGGCAAAAGCCAAGGTGCTGGGTATCACTCCCGAACATCTCGAACGTTTAGGCCTTGAATCACAACGCCCTGCCTGGGCTGCGGTTGGTCGGTTAGCTGCACAAGAAGCCGATGTCATGGAATGGCAAAACGTACTTGACTATGTCGAACTCTTAAGTGCAGCTGTTGCTCGCGCACGCAGCGAACATGTTGCGCCGACCTTGCAGCAGCAATACCGATTGATTTGTGTTGACGAATATCAAGACACTGATCCACTCCAGGTTGAACTCCTTCGTGCGTTGGTCGGCCCAAACACCGCAGTGATTGCGGTTGGGGATCCTGATCAATCGATTTATGGATTTCGTGGCGCCGACCTTGGTGGCATCTTGCGCTTCCCAGAAGAATTCGGCAGCGCGAATGCACCGGCACCGATTGTGGTGTTGCGTCATACCCGACGGTTCGGTCCGCAAATCCGTGATGCAGCAACGCGCATCATTGAAAAGGTTCGTCTGACGCACATTGATCCGCAATTACTCGCGGCGCATCGCAATCCGGTTTGTGAAGGTGAATCAACGCCTGATGCAATCCGTGTTGAAGCCTTTGATAGTGATTTAATGCGATCAGCCGGAATTGCGGCTCAGATGCGCACGATGCATTTACATCAGGGTGTGCCGTGGTCACAGATGGCTGTGTTAGTTCGCAACAGTCAAGACATCGCTGGAATACAACGAGCACTCGTGCAGGCCGGTGTTCCGGCTGCTATTGCAACGGATGAAATTCCATTGCGAGCCGAGCCAGCAATTGCGGTGCTGTTGCGAGCCTTGGAAGTTGCCGTGCGCCCAAGTGCGGTATCTAGCGCTGATGCACTCGAGCTGGTGAGCGGCCCGCTCTGCGGCGTAGATCCAACGCGGTTACGTGCGCTGGGTCGCGCTTTGCGTTTACAGGCGCGTAAGGATGACCCAACTGTCACGCCGGCTCCCGCCGATGAATTGCTTCGTGACGTATTACGAGGAACTAGGTCACTTCCTGACGATGAAAAACTCGTTGACATCAACGCAACCTTGCAGCAATTCATGAAATTGATGAGCGATGCACATCAGATGATCGAACGCGGTGCGGCGCCCGCAGAAGTGCTGTGGTTGTTGTGGTCAGGTCAATGTGCTGATCGCACGCGCGCGCATGGGTGGCCAGATCGCTTGCGCAGACAAGCCCTTGATGGTTCCCGGTCTGCTGATCACGATGTTGATGCAGTGATGGCGCTATTCGATGCTGCTGAACGTGCTCAACAGCGCTATCGCGGTGTGGTTGGCGTTCGCAACTTCGTCCTTTCACTTCAAGAGCAGCATCTTGCGGCTGAGCCTGTGTCTGAACGAGGTGTGCATGGAGATGTGGTGCGTGTGCTCACCGCTCACCGTGCCAAGGGTCAAGAGTGGGATGCGGTGTGGATTGCTGGCACCCAAGAAGGGCAATGGCCAGATCTTCGCCCACGTGGCAGCGTGTTGGAATCTGATCGCTTAACTGCGCAAGGAGTTGGTCCTGCTTTGAGTGCCAGTGCATTGCTGGCTGAAGAACGGCGCTTGATGTATGTGGCCCTCACGAGAGCGCGACGCCAATGTGTGATCACCACATTGCAAGTTGCTGAAGATTCTGGAACGCAACCAAGTCGTTTCTTGAATGAACTTGAAGTGCCATGGGTGCAGCCGGATCGACGCCCTCGTTACACAACCTCACTGGCAGCGCTTGTCGGTCAGTTGCGAGAGATTGCAGCCGACCCACAGCGCTCGCCGGCAATTCGCCATGCAGCGCTGCGTAAGTTGGCCGATTTGGCTGACGTCTTTGACGATGAAGGCAGCTCGCTTGTTCCTGCCGCCGATGTAACTCGATGGTGGGGCATGCGGGAAGTGAGTCATCGCGATGCACCTATGCGTGATGAAGCCAAACCCGTGCATTTGTCAGGAAGCGCGATTGACTCCATTGAAGCCTGCCCACTGAAGTGGTTCTTGGAGCATGATGTGCATGCTGAAGTGCCGCGTGGTGAAGCGACGAAATTTGGCAGCGTGATTCACGCGGTTGCCGATTACGTAGCAAAAGGTGAGGTACCCCAAGATCTCGATGCGGCTGATGCCTGGATTGATCGTGTCTGGCGTGACTTGCGATTTGAAGCACCCTGGCAAAGTGCGGCGGAACGAGCCATTGCTCGTGAGGCCATTGCTCGTTTCTTGAACTATCACTTGGCGGCATCGCGCACGCTCATAGCTACAGAAGGCGAATACACCGCTGTCATCGAAGTACCAACACCTGATGGTGGAACTGCTGAAGTGCAGCTACGTGGCTTCATCGATCGTGTTGAACAAGATGGCGATGGCAAATACCTGCCCATTGATCTTAAGAACATGAAGAAGCCGCCCGGCGATAAAGAAATCCCTGAGCATGCTCAGTTGGGCGTGTATCAACTGCTGTTGCGCCAAGCGGGCTATGAAGTCGGCGGGGCGGCCCTCGTGCAGTTGCGTGCCGATGAAAAGGGGAGTGCTGAGTTTCCCAAGGTGCAAAAGCAAGATGCTTTGCCCGAAGAATCGCCAACCTGGATTGAACTCAAGCTTGGTGATGCAGCACAAACCTTGCGTGATGAGGCCTTTGATGCTCGTGAAAATGATCTTTGCAAGTTCTGCGCCTATCGCACGAGTTGCCCGACGCAAAAGCAAGGCAAGCAGGTGGTGTCATGA
- the nudC gene encoding NAD(+) diphosphatase has product MTNTHLFDDLLFTRAGLDRATHLRTDDEFLATLLTAQSKAIWVHRGESPLDVDSNDHELAVIDGEHVAAFIDGDHSRISFLGLDASGNAFIAVHLNEREELSGEQLWVGLREARNLPDLHASAFVTAVGLDNWRNKHQRCAVCGDELVVTQAGWTLHCAAHEMDHFPRTDPAIIVLVRDADDRAMLGRQASWPEGQMSTIAGFVEPGESAEDAVRREVFEETGVIIGKSNEALTYCGSQPWPFPASLMLGYQALAERNEINVDQHEIAEARWFTRDEMRTACESGELKLPPTTSISRQLIERWFGEPLPGNWSR; this is encoded by the coding sequence GTGACGAACACCCACCTCTTCGATGATCTGTTGTTCACTCGAGCAGGGTTAGACCGGGCTACGCATTTGCGCACCGATGATGAGTTTCTGGCAACGTTGCTCACCGCTCAATCAAAAGCCATCTGGGTGCATCGTGGGGAGTCACCATTGGATGTGGATTCCAATGACCACGAACTTGCGGTGATTGATGGTGAACACGTTGCTGCATTTATCGATGGTGACCATTCTCGGATCAGTTTCCTTGGCCTTGATGCCAGCGGTAACGCATTCATTGCGGTCCACCTCAACGAGCGCGAGGAACTCAGCGGTGAGCAGTTGTGGGTGGGATTGCGTGAAGCGCGCAATCTTCCCGACCTACATGCCTCGGCATTCGTTACGGCAGTTGGTCTAGATAACTGGCGAAATAAGCATCAGCGGTGCGCGGTATGTGGTGACGAGCTCGTGGTGACTCAAGCCGGTTGGACCCTGCATTGCGCGGCTCACGAGATGGATCACTTCCCACGCACCGATCCGGCGATCATCGTGCTCGTGCGTGATGCTGATGATCGCGCCATGCTTGGGCGTCAAGCAAGTTGGCCGGAGGGTCAAATGTCGACCATTGCTGGGTTTGTTGAACCGGGTGAATCCGCTGAAGATGCAGTTCGCCGCGAAGTCTTTGAAGAAACTGGCGTGATCATCGGTAAATCAAATGAAGCGCTGACCTATTGCGGAAGTCAGCCCTGGCCATTCCCGGCTTCGTTAATGCTGGGTTATCAAGCTCTCGCGGAACGCAATGAGATCAACGTGGATCAGCATGAGATTGCTGAAGCGCGGTGGTTCACGCGTGATGAAATGCGAACAGCATGTGAAAGTGGCGAACTTAAACTTCCGCCAACGACGTCGATCTCAAGGCAACTGATCGAGCGGTGGTTCGGTGAACCATTGCCTGGGAACTGGTCACGCTAG
- a CDS encoding ATP-dependent DNA helicase — MSRELTRQQVNAVMGGGFEFSEEQWAIISAPLEPFVVVAGAGSGKTTSMAARVAFLVGSDHVAAEQVLGLTFTNKAAASLGASMRKALRNLEANGLRPTGPDLGEDESVAGEPSVQTYNSFASRILSEHGIRLGREPGARLLNEGFREQLAYRVVCSSALPLEEFGKGPDSLTKDLLSLDDQCSELDITPEKLIEWDTQLINDMNGVELSGGKFLKNAAEIRETAKKRRHLARLVLEWRAAKERHDVIDYTDQTRLALELVRRFPEVGQSVREHFQVVLLDEYQDTSIAQRKLLQALFPDGHAVTAVGDPCQAIYGWRGASVDNIDNFDQHFPAIRQGKLVPSARFKLSANRRSGYNILKVANDLSRGLRDFHTGIEELQWADSDKGAGLVTIGMFERSSDERAWVVERIANIGEGLQGKWGSIAILASNGKELAAFDQLLQQRGIPTQLHGAAGLLNQPIVIDVRSMLQAVVDPIANGALVRLLSGPRWAIGARDLFGLGHRAHVLARGDQTASPQTVAQALDAAVAGADPVEMTSLSDATMDLGDLSKYSPEAVHRFAEFGEELQYLRQYSAEPLPEFLTRVLRVTGLDVELAMASAQTQLAWMTFAKLAAEFTDLDGRSTVSAFLRRLSDAERFDVDLKVDVVQRTDAVQLMTIHKAKGLEFPVVIVPGFVEGAFPGGNSRSRWLKSASVIPWHLREDKTDALVSYPSRDRSPSTKEVDEYIEVLREHDLLEDQRLAYVALTRAENTLIATGHWWGPTQQKPREPGRYLDQVRITSTEFDEAIAHWHELPEDEKNPYLEEVEGFAWPAPLEHPFKVRELARLVHEASSHVVAELSEAEAALVAQWDDDARVLIEEARNMREPVVDVALPASVSASVLIRAMREPELLARDLARPMPSPSSAASSRGTAFHAWVETQYGQQSLLDPDDLPGSGDQDIVSDEQLVELKEAFSRSVFAHLTPVAIEQPFAMVIGGRVVRGRIDAVFSTNGRFDVIDWKTGSAKSADEMQLALYRLAWSRIANVPLDHIDAGFLMVQSGEVLRPTLPDLSHLT; from the coding sequence ATGAGTCGTGAACTGACACGTCAGCAAGTTAATGCAGTGATGGGCGGGGGTTTTGAGTTCAGCGAAGAGCAGTGGGCAATCATTAGTGCTCCCCTTGAGCCATTCGTCGTTGTTGCAGGTGCAGGATCCGGTAAAACCACATCAATGGCTGCCCGCGTTGCCTTCTTGGTGGGTAGTGATCATGTAGCCGCGGAACAAGTACTTGGACTGACCTTCACGAATAAGGCTGCAGCATCCCTTGGTGCAAGCATGCGCAAGGCGTTGCGCAACCTTGAAGCCAACGGGCTACGCCCTACTGGCCCTGATCTTGGCGAGGATGAAAGTGTTGCTGGCGAACCGTCAGTTCAGACGTATAACTCCTTCGCATCACGAATCCTCAGTGAGCACGGCATTCGACTTGGTCGTGAACCAGGCGCTCGATTACTCAATGAAGGTTTCCGTGAACAGTTGGCTTATCGCGTGGTGTGTTCAAGTGCATTGCCACTTGAAGAATTTGGTAAAGGTCCAGATTCCTTAACCAAAGACCTCCTTAGTCTTGACGACCAGTGCAGTGAACTTGATATCACTCCTGAGAAGTTGATCGAGTGGGATACCCAACTCATCAACGACATGAATGGTGTTGAGCTATCCGGCGGAAAGTTCCTGAAGAACGCTGCTGAGATTCGTGAGACCGCAAAGAAGCGCCGTCATTTGGCACGTCTGGTCCTGGAATGGCGCGCAGCTAAAGAGCGTCACGATGTTATTGATTACACCGACCAAACGCGCCTTGCCTTGGAGTTAGTACGTCGATTCCCTGAGGTTGGTCAAAGTGTGCGTGAGCATTTCCAAGTGGTGCTCCTTGATGAATATCAAGACACCTCAATTGCGCAGCGCAAGTTATTGCAAGCGCTGTTCCCTGATGGGCATGCAGTCACCGCAGTCGGTGACCCGTGTCAGGCTATTTATGGCTGGCGTGGAGCAAGCGTTGACAACATTGACAATTTTGATCAGCACTTCCCAGCCATTCGTCAAGGGAAATTGGTGCCTTCGGCACGCTTCAAGTTGAGTGCGAACCGCCGATCTGGTTACAACATTTTGAAAGTCGCCAATGATCTGTCGCGCGGCTTGCGTGATTTCCACACCGGCATCGAAGAGTTGCAATGGGCGGATTCAGATAAGGGTGCTGGCTTAGTCACCATCGGGATGTTTGAACGTTCATCGGATGAGCGTGCCTGGGTCGTGGAGCGCATTGCCAATATTGGTGAAGGTCTGCAAGGCAAGTGGGGCTCAATCGCAATTCTGGCCAGCAATGGCAAAGAATTAGCCGCCTTTGATCAGTTACTCCAACAGCGCGGCATTCCCACCCAATTGCATGGCGCAGCGGGATTACTGAATCAACCAATCGTGATTGATGTGCGCAGCATGCTGCAGGCAGTTGTCGATCCCATTGCCAACGGCGCTCTTGTGCGGTTACTCAGTGGCCCTCGCTGGGCCATTGGCGCTCGGGATTTATTTGGTTTGGGTCATCGTGCTCACGTACTGGCACGCGGTGATCAAACGGCGAGCCCACAAACCGTTGCGCAAGCCCTGGACGCAGCTGTCGCTGGCGCTGATCCTGTTGAAATGACATCACTGAGTGATGCCACCATGGATCTCGGTGATCTTTCGAAGTATTCACCCGAAGCGGTGCATCGGTTTGCTGAGTTTGGCGAGGAGCTTCAATATCTACGTCAGTATTCCGCGGAACCACTTCCTGAATTTCTCACCCGAGTGCTTCGTGTTACGGGCCTAGACGTTGAACTGGCAATGGCAAGTGCACAAACACAGTTGGCCTGGATGACCTTCGCAAAGTTGGCTGCAGAATTCACTGATCTTGACGGTCGTTCGACGGTCAGTGCTTTCTTGCGGCGCTTAAGTGATGCGGAACGCTTTGACGTTGATCTCAAGGTTGATGTGGTCCAACGCACTGATGCAGTGCAACTCATGACCATTCACAAAGCTAAAGGTCTTGAGTTCCCGGTGGTGATTGTTCCTGGTTTTGTGGAAGGCGCGTTCCCTGGCGGTAATTCACGCAGTCGATGGTTGAAGAGCGCATCGGTTATTCCTTGGCACCTGCGCGAGGATAAAACGGACGCGCTGGTGAGTTACCCATCGCGTGATCGCAGCCCGTCAACCAAAGAAGTTGATGAGTACATCGAGGTATTGCGCGAGCACGACCTTCTTGAAGATCAGCGGTTGGCGTATGTGGCGCTCACTCGTGCAGAGAACACATTGATTGCAACAGGTCACTGGTGGGGCCCAACACAGCAAAAGCCTCGTGAGCCAGGCAGATACCTCGATCAAGTTCGCATAACGAGTACTGAATTCGATGAAGCCATTGCGCATTGGCATGAACTACCTGAGGATGAAAAGAATCCATATTTAGAAGAGGTGGAAGGGTTTGCTTGGCCTGCGCCATTGGAGCATCCATTCAAAGTTCGGGAATTGGCGAGGTTGGTTCACGAGGCAAGCTCGCACGTAGTTGCCGAGTTATCAGAGGCAGAAGCTGCTCTCGTTGCCCAATGGGATGACGACGCGCGCGTGCTGATTGAAGAGGCGCGCAACATGCGTGAACCAGTTGTGGACGTTGCACTCCCGGCCTCTGTTTCGGCCAGCGTGCTGATTCGTGCCATGCGTGAACCCGAACTTCTTGCCCGCGATCTTGCTCGCCCAATGCCGTCACCAAGTTCGGCGGCATCATCGCGCGGCACCGCCTTCCATGCGTGGGTGGAAACCCAATACGGGCAACAGTCCTTACTTGATCCCGATGATTTACCGGGCAGTGGTGATCAAGACATCGTGAGTGATGAGCAGTTGGTGGAATTAAAGGAAGCCTTCAGTCGCAGCGTATTTGCACATCTGACGCCGGTTGCAATTGAACAACCATTCGCCATGGTGATCGGTGGGCGAGTGGTGCGTGGCCGCATCGATGCTGTTTTCTCCACGAATGGTCGCTTCGACGTTATTGACTGGAAAACAGGCAGTGCCAAATCCGCAGATGAAATGCAGTTGGCGTTGTATCGATTGGCTTGGTCACGTATTGCCAATGTTCCACTTGATCACATTGATGCAGGGTTCTTGATGGTGCAAAGCGGCGAAGTGCTGCGACCAACACTGCCAGACCTTTCACATCTGACGTAG
- a CDS encoding acyltransferase, with the protein MNIFIRQLTGVRFLAAAWVLLYHLQGPLDQIGIVGIPILSDFFRVGRLGVDLFFALSGFILAHTYLERMGERFKTKTSGFFLWLRLGRIYPVHLVMLVVAGLAVFAQAKVTGDALNRDWLTPWDFIKNLFMVQEWGSQPQRGWNFVAWSLSMEWLAYLLFPFIVLVLWRFRRSLPTWGLLVAWVVVLIPLIVYGLSTTDSYYTNNWGSTIRVLTEFCAGGITYLVVSRMHPGLTGDPAPKVERIATWLTIILPILVIAGTVFLANLPSAQPPQINLGEDAEPLPPYFHLLLVPLLIAWIGALALSRRGLTKTLGTQTLVLGGFISYSLYMTHLVWFGLWRAGMKAAGIDGGALYTLGVIGLVIGALVIAWLMWKFIEEPAREWMRKLIGVRPTPTEEAGAAIAVAKHETDGAEPIEVAEK; encoded by the coding sequence GTGAACATCTTTATTCGCCAGTTAACCGGCGTTCGCTTCTTGGCCGCTGCATGGGTGTTGCTCTACCACCTTCAAGGCCCGCTCGATCAGATTGGGATCGTCGGCATTCCCATCCTTTCGGACTTCTTCCGTGTGGGCCGTCTAGGTGTCGATCTCTTCTTCGCACTTTCTGGATTCATCCTCGCGCACACCTATTTGGAACGCATGGGAGAAAGGTTCAAGACCAAGACTTCAGGATTCTTCCTGTGGTTGCGTCTTGGCCGCATCTACCCCGTGCACTTGGTGATGCTGGTAGTCGCAGGCCTTGCCGTGTTTGCCCAAGCCAAGGTCACTGGTGATGCTCTGAATCGCGACTGGCTGACTCCTTGGGACTTCATCAAGAACCTGTTCATGGTGCAAGAGTGGGGATCACAACCACAACGCGGATGGAATTTTGTCGCATGGTCACTGTCAATGGAGTGGTTGGCGTATTTACTCTTCCCATTCATCGTGTTGGTGTTGTGGCGCTTTCGCCGCTCGCTGCCAACATGGGGATTGCTCGTTGCCTGGGTCGTTGTGCTCATTCCGTTGATCGTTTACGGCCTCAGCACGACGGATTCCTACTACACCAATAACTGGGGTTCCACGATTCGCGTGCTCACCGAATTTTGCGCCGGTGGCATTACCTATCTCGTTGTTTCACGCATGCATCCGGGCCTCACCGGTGATCCAGCACCTAAGGTCGAACGCATTGCAACCTGGCTCACCATCATCTTGCCAATATTGGTCATCGCGGGCACTGTTTTCTTGGCAAACCTTCCATCCGCCCAACCACCTCAGATCAATCTTGGCGAGGATGCCGAACCACTGCCTCCGTACTTCCACCTGCTCTTAGTTCCATTACTCATCGCTTGGATTGGCGCGCTTGCACTTTCACGTCGCGGCTTGACCAAAACCCTTGGTACTCAAACGCTCGTTCTCGGTGGCTTTATCTCCTACTCCCTCTACATGACCCACTTGGTGTGGTTCGGCTTGTGGCGCGCGGGGATGAAGGCTGCTGGTATTGATGGCGGTGCCCTCTACACCCTGGGCGTGATTGGCCTAGTAATCGGCGCACTCGTGATCGCTTGGCTGATGTGGAAGTTCATTGAAGAACCTGCGCGCGAATGGATGCGCAAGCTCATTGGTGTTCGACCAACACCAACAGAAGAGGCAGGCGCCGCAATTGCTGTCGCCAAGCATGAAACTGATGGCGCAGAACCAATTGAGGTTGCGGAAAAGTAG
- a CDS encoding flippase-like domain-containing protein, with translation MTDAPVRFDDGPNDPLSLDGGASQTLIIEDGVIPLRVHRPLDLARFVLALAVTVGIVLIAWFASSTSAGLDSDLASTASLLPGFVVLVLNVIGGIGTLGLPIAASISLVARKRMRQLFDSLLALLVTIIFLTALSSAISAIDSPRLLTALTGSASAGGASTAPILGGLIAFITVARLMNRRPWSVLSIIVIGSVTIVTVLSSAIAIAGLIMSIAIGWGIGLILRYALGTPTSRPSGVAIAQTLERGGFPVISLMAQETTRRGRRYQAVTRNGAVMRVTVFDRDMEGAGIAKAAWTAVRLREDQSSRRFNMRRAVDHAALTSYAAQAAGAPEPRLLVTSEINEDSYLLAYEYIEGQPLSEVDTVTDSDLEQAWRAIRTLHEHQVSHRALDASHLVRGDDDTLWLVGHDGGSVAAGDVSMRIDLAELLVTLAMLTSPERAVSTGRTVLGTAGLSRALPALQPVALSAPTRKAVRKHKGLMVQLRDLLIEIGPDNEVVEQIQLERVKPKTLVLAVVGTVAGYVLLTQLADVDLVQLFKTADWRWALGALLFSLVTYVGAAWSLAGFVPESIPLVRTTMAQLAGDFATLVSPPTLGAVAVNMRFLQRAGLNPALAGASVAVSQVMAFVMHMLLLLGFGFAAGTQADFTFKPSRIVVIAVVIIAVVVVSLFAIPQVRRIANDRVAPMLREVGPRLLTVAQRPEKLLEGVGGIIILNLAYIGVLYTSIQAFGGDMSIAMVAVVYLVGATVGQAAPTPGGLGAVEAALTAGLTAAGLDGGIALSAVLLYRLVTFWIPTVPGYWAFSYLTKRGAL, from the coding sequence GTGACCGACGCGCCCGTACGTTTCGACGACGGGCCAAACGATCCCCTCAGCCTTGACGGCGGAGCGTCGCAAACGTTGATTATTGAAGATGGTGTCATCCCTCTTCGCGTGCATCGCCCATTGGATTTAGCTCGATTTGTGCTGGCTTTGGCGGTCACCGTAGGCATTGTTCTGATCGCCTGGTTTGCCTCGAGCACGAGCGCTGGTTTGGATTCAGACCTTGCCAGCACAGCGAGTTTGTTGCCAGGTTTCGTGGTGCTTGTCCTCAATGTGATTGGTGGCATTGGCACCCTTGGCTTGCCCATTGCTGCATCGATTTCCTTGGTCGCTCGCAAACGCATGCGCCAACTCTTTGACTCACTGTTGGCCCTACTCGTCACGATCATTTTTTTGACAGCCCTTTCCAGTGCCATCTCGGCAATTGATTCACCTCGCTTGCTCACTGCTCTCACCGGTTCCGCAAGTGCCGGCGGCGCATCAACGGCGCCAATCCTTGGCGGCTTGATCGCTTTCATCACCGTGGCACGTCTGATGAATCGACGGCCATGGAGCGTGCTGAGCATCATCGTGATTGGTTCAGTCACGATCGTCACGGTATTGAGTTCTGCCATTGCCATTGCCGGTTTGATCATGTCAATCGCAATTGGCTGGGGAATCGGCCTAATCCTGCGCTATGCCCTAGGTACACCAACCTCGCGCCCATCAGGTGTTGCCATCGCGCAAACCTTGGAACGCGGCGGGTTCCCAGTGATTTCCCTGATGGCTCAAGAGACCACTCGTCGCGGCCGTCGCTACCAGGCAGTTACCCGCAATGGTGCAGTAATGCGCGTAACCGTATTTGACCGCGACATGGAAGGCGCAGGTATCGCAAAGGCTGCCTGGACAGCGGTGCGTTTGCGCGAGGATCAATCAAGTCGTCGGTTCAATATGCGTCGCGCAGTTGATCACGCAGCACTGACGTCTTACGCAGCCCAAGCTGCTGGCGCCCCTGAACCACGCTTACTTGTCACTTCAGAAATTAATGAAGACTCGTACCTGCTTGCCTACGAATACATTGAAGGCCAACCTCTTTCAGAAGTTGACACGGTTACCGACAGTGATCTCGAACAAGCCTGGCGCGCAATTCGCACCCTGCATGAACATCAGGTCAGTCATCGCGCCCTTGACGCCAGTCATTTAGTTCGTGGAGATGACGACACTCTTTGGCTCGTTGGTCACGATGGTGGTTCAGTTGCTGCTGGAGACGTCTCCATGCGCATTGACCTAGCCGAACTTTTGGTGACCTTGGCCATGCTCACCAGCCCCGAGCGTGCGGTCAGCACTGGGCGGACAGTGCTTGGTACCGCTGGGCTTTCGCGGGCACTCCCTGCGTTGCAACCGGTGGCACTATCGGCACCTACGCGCAAGGCAGTGCGTAAGCACAAGGGCCTCATGGTTCAACTTCGTGATCTGCTGATTGAGATCGGCCCAGATAATGAAGTTGTTGAACAGATTCAACTTGAACGCGTTAAACCAAAGACTTTGGTCCTTGCTGTTGTTGGCACTGTTGCCGGTTACGTACTTCTGACCCAACTTGCTGACGTTGATCTTGTGCAACTGTTCAAAACTGCCGACTGGCGTTGGGCCCTTGGGGCACTTCTGTTCAGCTTGGTTACCTATGTTGGTGCCGCATGGTCTCTGGCCGGCTTTGTTCCAGAAAGCATCCCGTTAGTGCGCACCACGATGGCCCAACTTGCTGGCGATTTTGCCACGTTGGTGTCCCCTCCAACCCTTGGCGCAGTTGCAGTGAACATGCGCTTCTTGCAGCGAGCTGGCTTGAATCCCGCTCTTGCTGGCGCCAGTGTTGCTGTGTCACAGGTGATGGCGTTTGTCATGCACATGCTCTTATTGCTCGGGTTTGGTTTTGCTGCCGGCACACAAGCGGACTTCACCTTTAAGCCGTCACGCATTGTCGTGATCGCTGTAGTCATCATCGCTGTGGTGGTGGTGTCCCTCTTTGCGATTCCACAGGTGCGTCGCATTGCCAATGACCGCGTTGCACCGATGCTTCGCGAGGTTGGCCCGCGCTTGCTGACAGTTGCGCAACGCCCAGAGAAACTTCTTGAAGGTGTCGGCGGCATCATCATTTTGAACCTCGCCTACATCGGGGTTCTCTACACCAGCATCCAAGCGTTCGGCGGCGATATGAGTATCGCCATGGTTGCCGTGGTGTACCTCGTTGGTGCAACTGTTGGACAGGCTGCTCCAACCCCTGGCGGCTTGGGCGCCGTTGAAGCCGCACTCACCGCGGGCCTGACCGCGGCTGGCCTTGATGGTGGCATTGCTCTCTCCGCAGTATTGCTGTACCGATTGGTCACCTTCTGGATTCCCACGGTTCCGGGCTACTGGGCCTTTAGCTACCTCACGAAGCGTGGCGCGCTCTAG